tccaaTGAACAATAGAGTAAAAAACCTGCATTCTCCAATACCCTAAAAGATTTTGTATTTCTAACTTGTAGTGGACAGTTGCCATATATGGGCAATTCCTTGATGGGCTCTGGGGGCTAGAGACTATTGGAGATTTTGAGAGTTATCAACCCCTTTATGAGATGCATACTTACTAAAATTAGAATATGAAGATTTTTTACAGTATTCCAACATAAGCATCATCTTATCAGCTTGATCGCTAGCATATTAGTAAGATGTTTTTTGTATCCAGGTATATAATAGTGCAACTAGTTTGAGGATTCAGTTACAACGGATAAAATTAAACTAGAAGAGTACTTATCTAGCTGTTAATGAGACCAAAGGCATGAGCCACAGAAGGAAACATTTTCAGTAactcgatgagagagagagagagagagagagtctaagTTCTAACCTCAATTTGTCTGAAGGGCCAAACTGACGCTTGAATGCAAATGAAAATGCATTTGAAGGTAATGAAATGCTTGGGATAAATGACATTTCCTCATCCTGCAGTAcattcaaaagttcaataacaTAGTCcaaaaaatggaaacaaagaaaggatggaaaaataaaCAGAGACCTAAATTCAAACAACTGCTCCATTATTCAGAAGAGACACAGAATATCACACTTCTAACCACCAGGCACTTGTATCACACGGAATTTGGAAATAAAGTCAAATGAATTAAATGAAATGCAAACCTTGTAGGAGTATCTTAGTTTCAAATCTTCATCCCTGAATTGAGCCGTGCAGACTCCATTCAGAATTTGGCTTTTTAGAATCCCATTTATAGACAATGTTCTCTTTacttcctcatcttctctttccTCAACCGATACTTCACCGAGGGGAAATTTAAGAGTTGCTCTTGGCTGTAGAATTACGAAGGTAATCAACGCCCCCACAGCACCAACACTTCAAAACATGGCTAAAATGAGAAGAGACCGCAAGTTTTGCTAAGGATCATACTCACCATAGCAACAACTGGAACTAGAGATGACAATTCCAATGCATAGCCGGGATCATTAAGGTTTGCAACCATCGAAAGCTCTCCTTGTTGTGCCTGGAAGTGTAcgacatgtttaaaaaatatcacaaaattcTGAAATGGTTTACATAAATTACAGAATCATAGAAAAAGGAACCAAATTTGGCCGAAGAAGCATTACATGGAACAACAGCAATAAATATCACGCCTAGATTtctctaatataaaatatgaaaaatcctcacaaaaaggaaaaaccaaGGTTCAAACTTTAAAGCCCGAGGACATCACATTCGCGTTACATATGAAGAAGCTCTtaaaaatgaacaataattttcaattaaatcatAACCAGATCCCTAGCACGTAGAACAGTAGGAAAGAAATAGAAATCTCcacattttcaataaatatgaaCGGTCAGAGTCTAAAACAAACCTTAGTCACTCCAAACTTCAATTGCGAGAAGAATTGAAtctttaaacttaaaaaaaatacaaaaaaacaaaatacacatCTCAAAACCACACAATAAAGACTTTACCATCTCGGGAAAGATAGTAGAGTCAAGTAAAACCCAACCAAGCAACAAACTTTTTAAGAGTTTCATCTCAATGActcaaaaagaaacaaaacccaTCTCTCAAAACTACCCAACATTCCAGAAAACCAAAATCCATTTTGGGAGGAGGGAGTGTTTTTGGACCTTGACATCATGGGCAGCTCTGAGCTGCAACCTGGGGCCAACCTCGAGGGAGGCCTTGAGAAGGGCATTCTGGTCCTCGACATCGTAGTGGATGGAGAGGTGCTTGGAGATGAAGCTGACTTGAGGTTGGATTATATCACCATTAGTATCGTTTTGGAAAGAGAACTTGAGCTTGGCGAGGGTGTTGAGGAACTTGCAAGAGATCTTGTGGAAGAAAATGGAACTATCGCTATCAAACTCGGAGGTTACTCTTATGGGCGGCCTCTCAGGGAAGGAGAACGTGGGTTTGGTCGgcggtggtggtggaggtggtagTGGTAGTGGTAGTGGCAGTGGTGGAGGTTGTTGGGCCATGTGGTTGGGGCTCGGCACAGTTGCTCTACTTCTTTGTTTGCTTTGTATCTGAAAATTAAACCATCACCTGCAAATCGGTGGAAATTGGAATCggtgaggaagagagagaggaagtggGTGAGTTTGGAGtgtattacatttttatttttattaatttagatgTTTTGTATGCTTTGCATGATTTTTTGTGGCGGAAATCTAGATAGAGAATGTATGACTCATTTGCTTTGCTTCGATAATTCAGATTTCATTCTCTTTCCAAATCAGAGGCATATTTTCCAATCGAGGAtccagagaaaaataaaattttcatccaaCATacttaatagaataaatatagatatcaGTCATTGTTGAGAGTAATAATTTTGTatacatgatgtgacattatatAGATCATACATCTCTCAAatctaaaagaataaatatagataaaagtcACTATTGAGAGCATCTATTTTACATACATGATGTGATATCATCTAAACCACACATATCTTCAAGTgagtgttggaaataatcaacTAGAAGCAGTCATACAGTAAGTATAAAATGTACActactacaataacttctctctaatattactcattGTTGAGGTGTGTGTGGAAAACCCTGAGCTAAAGCCAAATAGGCCAGTTGCTGTCTTTAATTGATGAGGCAAGCGGTATCAAATTTTAACAAGCCCCACTCGTACTCGTAGACGAACTTCTATTATCCAAATACCTTGCAAATTAATATCTTTTCTAACTCTATACTAGAATTGGGTGATCTAATTCACTGTGTGACATAGGCATTATAACAGATCGCATaaatatccaaacacatcttATCTTTCATGCATTGTAAGAGATCTCTTCAAGCTACTCAAAATACGGTCGCTGAAGTTAGGAAAACTTGAATCGATGTTTATGGAGCTTTTACAAAATATGGTCCTAAAACCAACCAAAACCATATATGTTCCTATATTATGGTGGAGCACTCGAATTTGTTTTAAGTTCCACGATTATGGACACTCAGAACTGGTTCGAACTTATAAAAATCAGAACTGGTTCTAAGGGGTGAGGCTACAGAGAGACGGACAAAGAGAGGTATATAATGAACAGTCATTTCTATATTGTAATGTCATTTCTTCACTCACACTTACTACCTATACGGTATTGGCGACTCCCCCGCTATTTTTCCCCCCTCtatacattttaaaagaaaacaaaaggaaaggaaaaacgAAGACTATTTCTTGTCGTTGTCGTTGTCTGTGCTGGATTACATAAACAGACGGAAGCATTCAACTTATACTGCTCACTCGACCACCCACTTTCAGAGTACAATCTATAGAAAGCCCTTGTAAAACCCTGCCATCAATGCACCAACGCCACGGGAGAAGACAGACAGTTCTCCTCCCATGCATACACTTGCAGGCACAGATACTAGCAAATCCTGTTGAAAAAATATGTAGAATGCCAAGTAATCAAGCATTATTCACAGCAACTGGCTTTCCACGTCCCATTGCAAATCCTTTTGTGCCATCTGGCATTCGCGGCCCAGGAGGTTGCTTGGCTACAGTTGGTGTCTCAATATTGATTGTACTATTTGAAGGTGGAGTTCCCACATGATTTACACGATTGTTGACAGTATGGTGGTGGTATTGACCCCGCCCGCGTCCCTTGCCTCGGCCACGGCTACGAACTCTCTTCTGCCCACCGTCCTTCTCATTGCCGTGCTCCTCTCCCTAAACCAAATAAttgagaagaataaaaaaatactgtAATAACTAAAACTGTTTTCGGCTAATTCATTGGCACTTACTGTATGTTCATGCAAATGGACATCAGACTGTTGGTCATTAAACTCCAATTTTATCTGGTTTTGCTGCTGATCATCTGTAGAAGTATCATCTCCCTCAAAGTTCACTTCCCCATCATGCCCCTTTTTTCCTCGCACTGAAGAAGGTTTTGACTGGGAatggaaaattttttaaaagaagcaTCAATGGACTATTTCATAGACATTAAAACTAGCATAGACATCAAACAGGCTCTATCAAACTTAACCTAGAATTGCTTCCAACTAAAACAACTGCATCAGAAACTACAGGAACATACTCTAGATTTTGGGACCAACCAAGATTGCATATACAGTGTCGGATTTTCATGTTTTCATTCATACACATGCCCACACTCAGTCACTCCTCTTGTTCA
Above is a genomic segment from Juglans microcarpa x Juglans regia isolate MS1-56 chromosome 1D, Jm3101_v1.0, whole genome shotgun sequence containing:
- the LOC121251453 gene encoding outer envelope pore protein 37, chloroplastic, with the protein product MAQQPPPLPLPLPLPPPPPPPTKPTFSFPERPPIRVTSEFDSDSSIFFHKISCKFLNTLAKLKFSFQNDTNGDIIQPQVSFISKHLSIHYDVEDQNALLKASLEVGPRLQLRAAHDVKAQQGELSMVANLNDPGYALELSSLVPVVAMPRATLKFPLGEVSVEEREDEEVKRTLSINGILKSQILNGVCTAQFRDEDLKLRYSYKDEEMSFIPSISLPSNAFSFAFKRQFGPSDKLSYFYNFDSNFWSAVYKHTYGKDFKFKAGYDSEVRLGWASLWVGDEGGKSKTAPLKMKVQFMLQVPQDDIKASALMFRVKKRWDI